One window of Flavobacteriales bacterium genomic DNA carries:
- a CDS encoding NupC/NupG family nucleoside CNT transporter, with protein sequence MERFQGLFGVALILGIAFLASNNRKRINYRTVISGLSLQLLIAVLVLKIPPVTRFFQGMGHGMQKIEEFARQGASFVYGGIAVQQFDGTIANYTHGGFVFAFNITATIILVCIIVAVLYHVGLMQKVVSVIAKAMNWVMRVSGAEALSNVASAFVGQVEAQVMIRPYLAGMTKSELLASMTGSLACIAGSILVVYVAMGAQAGMDLAPKLIAASLMAAPGALVISKIVWPETEESQTMGNVKLEVKSPYINIVDAISHGAGDGFRIAMNVIAMLIGFIALIALIDYGLVHIGHLFSPNLDLSLDWIFGKIFYPMAWAMGVPSADVANVATLLGQKLTINEFVAFQNLTTRGVPIVSEKGLLIVSVAICGFANFSSVGMQIGGIGELAPERRGDLARLGLKALLCGTLASYMSATIAGILM encoded by the coding sequence ATGGAACGATTCCAAGGTCTTTTCGGCGTAGCGCTCATCTTGGGCATCGCCTTTCTTGCCAGTAACAACCGCAAGCGGATCAACTACCGGACGGTGATCAGCGGGCTCAGCCTGCAGCTGCTCATCGCCGTGCTGGTGTTGAAGATCCCGCCGGTCACGCGCTTCTTCCAAGGCATGGGCCACGGCATGCAGAAGATCGAGGAGTTCGCCCGCCAAGGTGCCTCTTTCGTGTATGGCGGCATCGCCGTGCAACAGTTCGACGGCACCATCGCCAACTACACCCACGGCGGCTTCGTGTTCGCCTTCAACATCACCGCCACCATTATCCTGGTCTGCATCATCGTGGCCGTGCTCTATCACGTGGGCCTCATGCAGAAGGTGGTGTCCGTGATCGCCAAGGCCATGAACTGGGTGATGCGCGTGAGCGGCGCCGAAGCGTTGAGCAACGTGGCCAGCGCCTTCGTGGGCCAGGTGGAAGCCCAAGTGATGATCCGTCCTTACCTCGCGGGAATGACCAAAAGCGAGCTGCTGGCCAGCATGACCGGCAGCCTCGCGTGCATCGCTGGAAGCATTCTCGTGGTTTACGTGGCCATGGGCGCACAGGCCGGCATGGACCTCGCGCCGAAGCTGATCGCGGCCAGCCTCATGGCCGCACCGGGCGCGCTGGTGATCAGCAAGATCGTGTGGCCCGAGACCGAGGAAAGCCAGACCATGGGCAATGTGAAACTGGAAGTAAAAAGCCCCTACATCAACATCGTGGACGCCATCAGCCATGGTGCCGGCGACGGTTTCCGCATCGCCATGAACGTGATCGCCATGCTCATCGGCTTCATCGCCCTCATCGCCTTGATCGACTATGGCCTGGTGCATATTGGCCATCTTTTCAGCCCGAACCTCGATCTTTCCCTCGACTGGATCTTCGGCAAGATCTTCTACCCCATGGCCTGGGCGATGGGCGTGCCTTCCGCCGATGTCGCCAACGTGGCCACACTGCTGGGGCAGAAACTCACCATCAACGAGTTCGTCGCTTTCCAGAACCTCACCACGCGCGGTGTGCCCATCGTCTCGGAGAAGGGCCTGTTGATCGTCTCGGTCGCCATCTGCGGCTTCGCGAACTTCAGCAGCGTGGGCATGCAGATCGGCGGCATCGGCGAGCTGGCGCCCGAGCGGCGCGGCGACCTCGCCCGCTTGGGCTTGAAGGCGCTGCTCTGCGGAACGTTGGCCAGCTACATGAGCGCCACGATCGCAGGGATCTTGATGTGA
- a CDS encoding electron transfer flavoprotein subunit alpha/FixB family protein — translation MSVIVFADTRGEKVAKNALETLTYGRKIAAKEGTSLTLVTFGDAPADRLAALDANKVVVARSIGDADSQQLTRLVADVAGKEGAKWIIFSHDDTGKAVAPRVGAKLNAGEVAGAITLPNEQGLIKRNVFSGKAQAWVELKTPVKVVSVLPNSIPVEAASGSAVVEEYSGDLGAAKVTVKETRKAGEGIPLPEAEVVVSAGRGMKGPENWGMVEELAKELHAATACSRPVADMDWRPHHEHVGQTGLAIRPNLYIAIGISGAIQHLAGVNGSKVIAVINTDPEAPFFKAADYGIVGDAFEVLPKLIEAAKKLNAER, via the coding sequence ATGAGCGTGATCGTATTTGCAGACACCCGTGGTGAAAAAGTGGCGAAGAACGCCCTGGAGACCTTGACCTATGGCCGCAAGATCGCCGCGAAAGAAGGCACCTCCCTCACCTTGGTGACCTTCGGCGACGCTCCGGCGGACCGGTTGGCCGCGCTGGACGCGAACAAGGTGGTGGTGGCCCGCTCCATCGGGGATGCGGACAGCCAGCAGCTCACGCGCCTAGTGGCCGATGTGGCCGGCAAGGAGGGCGCGAAGTGGATCATCTTCAGCCATGACGACACCGGCAAGGCCGTGGCACCGCGCGTTGGTGCCAAGTTGAACGCGGGAGAAGTGGCCGGTGCCATCACTCTGCCGAACGAGCAAGGCTTGATCAAGCGCAACGTATTCAGCGGCAAGGCCCAGGCCTGGGTGGAGCTGAAGACGCCGGTGAAAGTGGTGAGCGTGCTGCCGAACAGCATCCCGGTGGAAGCCGCTTCAGGCAGTGCCGTCGTGGAGGAATACAGCGGCGACCTCGGCGCGGCCAAGGTCACGGTGAAGGAGACCCGCAAGGCCGGCGAGGGCATCCCCCTTCCCGAAGCGGAAGTGGTGGTGAGCGCCGGGCGCGGCATGAAAGGCCCGGAGAACTGGGGCATGGTGGAGGAACTGGCCAAGGAACTGCACGCCGCCACCGCCTGTAGCCGTCCCGTGGCGGACATGGATTGGCGCCCGCACCACGAGCATGTTGGCCAGACCGGCCTGGCCATCCGCCCCAACCTCTACATCGCCATCGGCATCAGCGGGGCCATCCAGCACTTGGCCGGCGTGAACGGCAGCAAGGTGATCGCCGTGATCAACACCGATCCCGAGGCACCCTTCTTCAAAGCCGCGGACTATGGTATCGTGGGTGACGCCTTTGAGGTACTGCCCAAGCTGATCGAGGCCGCCAAGAAGCTGAACGCTGAGCGGTAG
- a CDS encoding bifunctional nuclease family protein — protein MEKVELKFLRITYSHTHAGAYALILSELHGDRRLPIIIGGVEAQAIAIQVENIRPARPLTHDLFKSFCDQLNITVTEVVINDLVEGIFHAKLVLDQNGKTVEIDARSSDAIALALRFQCPIHTYEFILSAAGLKMDEGEEESEPAAAAEAAQETKNIRTASPEDLRQMLQEAIDAEDYEGASKLRDELKRREGTN, from the coding sequence ATGGAAAAGGTCGAGCTGAAGTTTCTACGCATCACGTACAGCCACACCCACGCGGGGGCCTATGCGCTGATCCTCTCGGAACTGCACGGCGACCGGCGGTTGCCCATCATCATCGGTGGCGTGGAGGCACAAGCCATCGCGATCCAAGTGGAGAACATCCGCCCCGCGCGCCCGCTCACCCACGATCTCTTCAAAAGCTTCTGCGACCAGTTGAACATCACCGTCACCGAAGTGGTGATCAACGACCTGGTGGAGGGCATCTTCCACGCCAAGCTCGTGCTGGACCAGAACGGGAAGACCGTGGAGATCGATGCCCGCAGCAGCGATGCCATCGCCTTGGCCCTGCGGTTCCAGTGCCCGATCCACACCTATGAGTTCATCCTTTCGGCCGCAGGGCTGAAGATGGATGAAGGTGAGGAGGAGAGCGAACCGGCCGCAGCCGCCGAAGCTGCACAGGAGACCAAGAACATCCGGACGGCAAGCCCCGAGGACCTGCGGCAAATGCTTCAAGAGGCGATAGACGCCGAGGATTACGAGGGCGCCAGCAAATTGCGGGACGAGCTCAAACGCAGAGAAGGTACCAATTGA
- a CDS encoding electron transfer flavoprotein subunit beta/FixA family protein: protein MKILVLISHVPDTTARIAFTNDNTAYDTSGVQFIVNPYDEWYALVRGLELKEAQGGNVTAINVGGVETEPTIRKALAIGADDAVRIDTAPKDGHDVAAQVAAFAKDKGYDLILAGKETIDHNGSQVGPMLAELLDLPLISLASKLDVADGKATAERDVRGDVEVVECALPLVVSCAKGMAEQRIPNMRGIMAARTKPLQVVPAAPAEALSTTVKFELPPPKQAVKMIPVEEAGKLIELLHTEAKVI, encoded by the coding sequence ATGAAGATCCTTGTGCTCATCAGCCATGTGCCGGACACCACGGCACGCATCGCCTTCACCAACGACAACACCGCCTATGACACCAGTGGCGTGCAGTTCATCGTGAACCCCTACGACGAGTGGTACGCCTTGGTGCGGGGGCTCGAATTGAAGGAGGCTCAAGGCGGCAATGTCACCGCGATCAACGTGGGCGGCGTGGAGACCGAGCCCACCATCCGCAAAGCCTTGGCCATCGGCGCGGACGATGCCGTGCGCATCGACACCGCACCCAAGGACGGGCATGACGTGGCCGCTCAGGTGGCCGCCTTCGCCAAGGACAAGGGATACGACCTGATCTTGGCCGGAAAAGAAACGATCGACCACAACGGCAGCCAAGTAGGGCCGATGTTGGCCGAACTGCTGGACCTTCCCCTTATCTCCTTGGCAAGCAAACTGGACGTGGCCGACGGGAAAGCCACGGCCGAGCGGGACGTGCGCGGCGATGTGGAAGTGGTGGAATGCGCCCTGCCGTTAGTGGTAAGCTGCGCCAAAGGCATGGCCGAGCAACGCATCCCGAACATGCGCGGCATCATGGCGGCCCGTACCAAGCCACTGCAAGTGGTGCCCGCCGCACCGGCCGAAGCGCTCAGCACTACCGTGAAATTTGAACTACCTCCGCCAAAGCAGGCCGTAAAGATGATCCCGGTGGAAGAGGCCGGGAAGCTGATCGAACTGCTGCACACCGAGGCGAAGGTGATCTAA
- a CDS encoding flippase-like domain-containing protein: protein MATPQTTPAHEDILRRFSLAKMLMPVVIGLGITAILIWRTADLGALQQVRWTWNTTFWMGMALLSLVVRDWMYMLRIRHLTDRKLDWFRAFVVIMLWEFASALAPGMIGGGFFFAIWFLTREGIDTGSSITVITFTSFLDGIFLAVMAPLVYFLVGRSELFQGTEFTGTFLGSSLFFAFWTVYFIILAYKLFVAYALFVNPVFVKRALVGIFSAPVLRRWRRSAVTTGDQLIVAAKGLKHRDWSYWWPALLTTFISWSARYSIVNCILHAFPDGSHFSDLVVYAKQVVMGIIVLLSPTPGGSGLAEFIFNDFLGMYVAPGLAPAIALLWRLLSYYPYILIGAILLPRWVRRNVITPLVHPSERNAAPETGAK from the coding sequence ATGGCCACTCCCCAAACCACTCCGGCACACGAGGATATCCTGCGCCGCTTCAGCCTCGCCAAGATGCTGATGCCTGTGGTGATCGGCTTGGGCATCACCGCTATTCTGATCTGGCGCACGGCCGACCTCGGCGCCCTGCAACAAGTGCGCTGGACCTGGAACACCACATTCTGGATGGGGATGGCGCTGCTGAGCCTCGTGGTGCGCGACTGGATGTACATGCTCCGGATCCGCCACCTCACGGACCGCAAACTGGACTGGTTCCGGGCATTCGTGGTGATCATGCTCTGGGAGTTCGCCAGCGCCTTGGCCCCCGGAATGATCGGCGGTGGCTTCTTTTTCGCCATCTGGTTCCTCACCCGCGAGGGCATCGACACCGGTTCCAGCATCACCGTCATCACCTTCACCTCCTTCCTGGACGGCATCTTCTTAGCCGTGATGGCCCCTTTGGTCTACTTCCTCGTGGGCAGGTCCGAACTGTTCCAAGGCACCGAGTTCACCGGCACCTTCCTCGGCAGTAGCTTATTCTTTGCCTTCTGGACCGTGTACTTCATCATCCTGGCCTACAAGCTGTTCGTGGCCTATGCCCTCTTCGTGAACCCGGTCTTCGTGAAGCGCGCCTTAGTGGGCATCTTCTCCGCCCCCGTCCTGCGGCGCTGGCGACGCTCGGCGGTGACCACTGGCGACCAGCTTATCGTTGCCGCCAAAGGGCTGAAGCACCGCGATTGGAGCTATTGGTGGCCCGCGCTGCTCACCACCTTCATCAGTTGGTCCGCGCGTTACAGCATCGTGAACTGCATCCTCCACGCCTTCCCGGACGGCAGCCACTTCAGCGACCTGGTGGTGTATGCCAAGCAGGTGGTGATGGGGATCATCGTGCTGCTGAGCCCCACACCCGGCGGTAGCGGACTGGCCGAGTTCATCTTCAATGATTTCCTCGGCATGTACGTGGCACCGGGCCTTGCCCCGGCGATCGCGCTGCTGTGGCGGTTGCTGAGCTATTACCCGTACATCCTCATCGGCGCCATATTGCTACCGCGCTGGGTGCGCAGGAATGTGATCACCCCGCTGGTACATCCATCGGAACGGAACGCTGCGCCGGAAACGGGGGCCAAGTGA
- a CDS encoding chloride channel protein yields the protein MKKGTHRSAGESWGTRIRAGLRAWPARMRRSSLGSHLNELWMLALPYQVAAVTTALVAVGFTKLFMWVEERNVALITAHPNWIFFTAPVAFLVSWWLVLRFSPMAGGSGVPQLIAAAEVADDEEAGDGSWRFLNVRIIFVRMATTLAMVGGGGAIGREGPILQIAGSVYRVVHKLLPPFWPKVSRAS from the coding sequence GTGAAAAAGGGCACGCACAGATCGGCCGGGGAAAGCTGGGGCACGCGCATCCGCGCCGGGCTGCGTGCTTGGCCGGCCCGAATGCGCAGATCTTCCTTGGGCAGCCACCTGAATGAGCTGTGGATGCTGGCCCTGCCCTATCAGGTTGCGGCGGTCACCACCGCGCTCGTGGCCGTGGGTTTCACCAAGTTGTTCATGTGGGTGGAAGAACGGAACGTGGCGCTGATCACCGCGCATCCGAACTGGATCTTCTTCACCGCGCCGGTGGCGTTCTTGGTGAGCTGGTGGCTGGTACTCCGCTTCTCTCCCATGGCCGGCGGTAGTGGCGTGCCGCAATTGATCGCGGCGGCGGAGGTGGCGGATGATGAGGAGGCGGGCGATGGTAGCTGGCGTTTCCTCAACGTCCGGATCATCTTCGTGCGCATGGCCACTACGCTCGCCATGGTGGGTGGCGGTGGCGCGATCGGACGCGAAGGCCCCATTCTCCAGATCGCTGGCAGCGTGTACCGCGTAGTGCATAAGCTGCTCCCCCCCTTCTGGCCCAAAGTGAGCCGCGCATCATGA
- a CDS encoding YihY/virulence factor BrkB family protein, with translation MKKVIKDILHFAKRMIVEYGRDNTFDLGASLAYYTIFSIVPLLVVVVAVSGIVTGPEAVRGEVFGQISGLVGAETARTVQEMMGSAYISGKGWMATVIGLITLFIGATGIFNSLRNSLNRMWEVQPDPKNSVVHFFVSRLLSFSFVMGLGFLLIVTFALNALVSGFSERLGHHMPELGAQLLQVVSFSITFIVSTLVFACIFKFLPAAKIAWRDVLPGAVFTTALFVLGELIIGLYFDSTEPASAFGAAAGLISLLIWTFYSSQTFFFGAEFVYVWCEVKGRPIQPATDAVKVVRQVVKVVVPERSEMVK, from the coding sequence ATGAAGAAAGTGATCAAGGACATCCTCCACTTTGCCAAGCGCATGATCGTGGAGTATGGTCGTGACAACACCTTCGACCTGGGCGCCTCCCTGGCGTATTACACCATCTTCTCCATCGTGCCACTGCTGGTGGTGGTGGTGGCGGTCAGCGGCATCGTCACCGGGCCCGAAGCGGTGCGCGGCGAGGTCTTCGGCCAGATCAGCGGGCTGGTGGGGGCGGAGACGGCCCGGACCGTGCAGGAAATGATGGGTTCCGCCTACATCAGCGGCAAAGGCTGGATGGCCACGGTGATCGGCCTCATCACCCTCTTCATCGGTGCCACCGGCATCTTTAATTCCTTGAGGAATTCATTGAACCGCATGTGGGAGGTCCAGCCCGATCCGAAAAATTCCGTGGTCCACTTCTTCGTCTCTCGGCTGCTGTCCTTCTCCTTCGTGATGGGCCTGGGCTTTCTGCTCATCGTCACCTTCGCGCTCAATGCCTTGGTGAGCGGCTTCTCCGAGCGGCTGGGCCACCACATGCCGGAGCTGGGCGCGCAGCTTCTCCAGGTGGTCTCCTTCTCCATCACTTTCATCGTGAGCACGCTGGTCTTTGCCTGCATCTTCAAGTTCCTGCCCGCAGCGAAGATCGCCTGGCGGGACGTTCTCCCCGGCGCGGTGTTCACCACGGCGCTCTTCGTGCTGGGCGAGCTCATCATCGGCCTCTATTTCGATTCCACCGAGCCGGCCTCCGCCTTCGGGGCCGCGGCTGGCCTCATCTCCTTGCTTATCTGGACCTTCTACAGCTCGCAGACCTTCTTCTTCGGCGCCGAGTTCGTCTATGTGTGGTGCGAGGTGAAGGGAAGGCCCATACAGCCCGCCACCGATGCGGTGAAGGTGGTGCGGCAGGTGGTGAAGGTGGTGGTGCCTGAGAGGTCGGAAATGGTGAAGTAG